A region of the Leptolyngbya subtilissima AS-A7 genome:
TGGCGGCGAATGCCCAGGGTAGAGGTTTCGGCAAACAAAATGTCTGTGCAGTGGGGTTCGTCTTCGGGGCGGCAGAGCACTGTAATAAGTAGCCCAGGCCGAGATTTTTTCATCGCTACAGGCTGGGTGAACAGATCCAGGGCACCAGCGGTTAGGAGGCGATCGTAGAGGTAGCCTACGGCTTGGGGCACCAAATCGTCGACCTGTGTTTCAAGCAAGGTAATGGTGTCGGAATCATAGGGAACTCCGGCTGGTGCTGACTGTACTACCGCAGCTACTGGAGTAGCTGGGGAGGCCGCTTCTCCAATCCACAGACGCAGCACATTGGCAACGGGCAGCTCTTTTCCTCCGGCTCCCAGCCCAGTACAGCGTAGGGTCATAGCAGGAGGGTCGCCGAAGGATTCAGCGAGGGCAGTGACGATTGCCGCTCCGGTCGGGGTTACCAGTTCCCCATCGAGGCCGTTACTGTAAATCGGCACCTGGCGCTGTTCCAGCAGCTTGAGGACGGCAGGGGCAGGGACGGGCAGCCAGCCGTGGGCGGCTCGCACCCGCCCCCGCCCGGTGGGCAGAGGTGAACAGAACAGCTGCTCGATGCCCAAGTAGTCGAGTCCTAGGCAGGTGCCGACGATATCCACAATGGCATCGGTCGCGCCGACTTCATGAAAATGCACCTGGT
Encoded here:
- the larC gene encoding nickel pincer cofactor biosynthesis protein LarC, which translates into the protein MKTLAYLDCPSGIAGDMCLAALIDAGVPLSYLHTQLATLGLSHEFTLTVTPTHRQGLRALHAKVALTSPPGEHRHGDHSHNAGAAEHDQGSGAAIVPLTTTRNLPAIEHLITQAPLPDRAQRWSLAVFRCLAEAEAVVHGIALDQVHFHEVGATDAIVDIVGTCLGLDYLGIEQLFCSPLPTGRGRVRAAHGWLPVPAPAVLKLLEQRQVPIYSNGLDGELVTPTGAAIVTALAESFGDPPAMTLRCTGLGAGGKELPVANVLRLWIGEAASPATPVAAVVQSAPAGVPYDSDTITLLETQVDDLVPQAVGYLYDRLLTAGALDLFTQPVAMKKSRPGLLITVLCRPEDEPHCTDILFAETSTLGIRRQTQQRWVLPRHTETLETPYGPVALKLAYHPRTQAVLNVHPEYEDCAALARHHNVPWQTVHQTALSLWYQQTNQER